One Acanthochromis polyacanthus isolate Apoly-LR-REF ecotype Palm Island chromosome 6, KAUST_Apoly_ChrSc, whole genome shotgun sequence DNA segment encodes these proteins:
- the trappc6b gene encoding trafficking protein particle complex subunit 6b, with translation MADEAPFQFLHSEVIEYIYKSADSGEAENGRNITKLENMGLRVGQGLIERLTKDTARFKDELDIMKFICKDFWTCVFKKQIDNLRTNHQGIYVLQDNKFRLLSHLSAGKQYLEHAPKYLAFTCGLVRGALSNLGVKSIVTAEVSIMPACKFQVMIQKS, from the exons ATGGCAGACGAAGCGCCTTTCCAGTTTCTCCACAGCGAAGTGATCGAGTACATTTACAAGTCAGCTGACAGCGGAGAGGCG gaaaatggaagaaatatcACCAAACTGGAGAATATGGGATTAAGAGTCGGTCAGGGGCTGATAGAGAG ATTGACTAAAGACACAGCACGATTTAAAGATGAGCTGGACATCATGAAGTTCATATGCAAAGACTTCTGGACCTGTGTGTTTAAGAAGCAAATTGACAACCTTCGTACCAATCACCAG GGCATCTATGTTCTGCAGGACAACAAGTTCAGATTACTGAGTCATCTCTCAGCTGGAAAGCAGTATCTGGAACATGCCCCAAAG taCCTGGCCTTTACCTGTGGTCTGGTTAGAGGAGCTCTGTCCAACCTGGGAGTGAAGAGTATTGTGACTGCTGAGGTGTCCATCATGCCTGCCT GTAAATTCCAGGTCATGATCCAGAAATCGTAG